The genomic segment TGGTGTCGCTCATCCGGTACTTGCTCCACAGCCCGACGGTGCCGACGACCTCGTGGTACGGGTACGTCGCGGCCAGGGCCTTCTCGTACACCGGCATCGCGCTCTCGGTCAGTTCCTCCAGCGCCACCACGTCCGCGCCGGACGCGGCGACCTCGCCGGCCGTGCCGGACGGGTCGGCGTTGTCCGCGTTCACGTTGTGGGTGACGACGGTGAAGTCACCGCCGCCGCCGGTCTTGCTGGTGACCAGTCCGCCGAAGAGGTTCAGCCAGACGACCGTGGGCACCAGCAGCGCGATGAGCGCGGTCGCCGACCTGCGGACCAGCGCGAGGACGAGCAGCAGCGGGATGGCGACGCCCAGCCAGGGCAGGAACGTCTCGGTCAGGCTGCCGAGGTTGCCGACGGCGTTCGGGACTTGGGCGTGCAGCACCATCAACAGGGCGACGAGGACCGCGAGGACGGCGAGGACGATGCCGCGCCGCCAGATCCGCCGGTCCCCTCTCCAGCCGCCGAAGAGACGGCTCAGCAGGCGCCGAAGCCGGGATTGTTCGCGGCCCTGACCCATGCCGCCGCCGCCCGTCTCCGTCATGTACGCCTGCGCCATACCGTCCTCACAACCTGCCGTGCGCTTCGTCCCCCGCGCCTAAAGACCCTAGGGGATGATCGCCGTCGATCCTGCCGCCACATGGCGGCCGTACGGGCACGAGGACGAACAACCCGCTGTTCGGAGTTCCGAACCGGCGGACAGGTCCCGACGTCTGTAACGAAACGCGCACATCGCTGTGACTCACTTCGCAGGAGGACGAAGACCTTCGAGCACGGTGTCGACGATGGTCTCCGCGAGATCCTCGGGGAGGGAGGCGTCCGGGCGCATGACGGTGCGGACGAGCATGGGGCCGAAGACCAGGTCGCCGGCGAGGTCGATGTCCACGTCGGCGCGGAGTTCGCCGTTGTCCCGGCCTCGGCGCAGGACTTCGGCGAGGGCCCGGCGGCGGGGGGCGACGACGTCCGCGTGGTAGGCGTCCCAGATCTTGGGGCTGCTCTTCATCTGGGCGATGACGTTGTGCAGGATCGCCGACGGCCGGTTGAGCAGCCCGCGTCGGCGGGCCGCCTCCATGAGGACGACCAGGTCGTCGCGCATCGAGGTGCCGGGCAGTTCGGGGTCCGGGGGCTCCGCGGCGCGCAGTACGTCGGCGAAGAGCGCCTCCTTGCCGCTCCAGCGGCGGTAGATGGTCGCCTTGCCGACGCCGGCGGTGCGGGCCACCCGTTCGATCGACAACTCCGAGAGCGGCACGCCCTCTTCGAGGAGTTTCATCACGCCCTCGACGATGGACCGCTCCACGGCCTCGCTGCGGGGCCGTCCGCGCACGGGACTCCCGTCCCGTACCCGCCCGTCTCCGGCGTGGCTCTCGGCGAGGCTCAAGGTCGACTCCGTCTCTGTCGTTCTCCGGTGTCCGGCGCTGTCGTGCTCCGGTGTCCGGGGTGATTCTCTCCCGCGTACGGCAGTGGGGTGCCGTACGCGGGCGCCGGTCAGTGGTCGGCGACCGCCAACTCCGTTTCCTCCTTGCCCTCGTGACCGCCCTTCTGCCGTCCCGGCAGGAACACCGCCATGGCCACCGCGCCGATCAGGGCGATGCCGGCCCCGCACAGGGCGGTCACGTGCATGGCGTGCAGGAAGGCGTCGTGGGCCGGGCCGACCAGGGCCTCGCCCCGTTCGCCGAGGCGGGCGGCGAGGCCGAGGGTGGCCTCGATGGACTCGGCGGCGGCGTGCGGGGCGCCGGCGGGCAACTTGTCCTCGATGCCGCTCCGGTAGGCGGTGGAGAGCACCGAGCCGAGGACGGCGATACCGAGGGCGCCGCCGACCTGGCGGAAGGTGTTGCTGAGGGCGGACGCGGAGCCGGCCTTCTCGCGGGGCAGCGCCTGCATGATGACGACGCTCAGCGGGGTCATCACGTGCGCCATGCCCATGCCCATGAAGAAGAAGATCACTTCGAGGATCCAGATCGGTGTGTCCGCGTCCAGTACGGCGAACGCGGCCAGCATTCCGGCGATCAGCACCATGCCCGCCGTGCACACCGCGCTGTTGCCGAAGCGGTCGACGACGAGGCGGGCGCGCGGCGCGAAGACGAGCTGCGCGACGGCCAGCGGCAGCATCAACAGGCCGGTCTGGAGCGGGGAGTAGCCGCGTACGGTCTGGGTGTAGAAGACGGAGAAGAAGGTCACGCCCATCAGTGCGAAGAAGACCAGACCGATGACGCCGATGGCGGTCGAGAAGACCTTGTTCTTGAAGAACGTCATGTCGATGGAGGGGTGGTCGCTGCGCTTCTCGAAGACCACGAAGGCGGCGAGGACCGCGAGCCCGGCCGCGATGGTCCCGAGGACGGTGACGTCGGTGAAGTCGGCGAGCTGGCCGCCGCGGATGATGCCGTAGACGAGGAGCACGAGGCCGACGACGGAGAGCACGACGCCGACGGGGTCGATGCGGCCGGGGTGGGGGTCGCGCGAGTCGGGCACCAGCCACATCATCAGGCCGAGCGCGAGGACGACGATCGGGACGTTGATCAGGAAGACCGAGCCCCACCAGAAGTGGTCGAGGAGGAGGCCGCCGGTGATCGGGCCGATGGCGATGGCGAGGCCGACGCCGCCCGCCCAGATGCCGATGGCCTTCGGCTGTTCGTCGCGCTCGAAGACGTTCATGAGGACGGCGAGGGTGGCGGGCATCACGAAGGCGGCACCGAGGCCCATCACCGCGCGGAAGACGATCAGCTCGGCCGGGGAGCCCGACATGGCGGCGAGGGCCGAGCCGACACCGAACACGACGAGCCCGCCGAGCAGGACCTTCTTGCGGCCGAGGCGGTCGCCGAGGAGGCCCGCGGAGAACAGCAGCCCCGCGAAGACGAGCGTGTAGGCGTTGATCGCCCACTCCAGCTCGCTCTGGGTGGCGCCGAGGCCGGTGGGCGCCGGGGTGGAGATGGTCTTGATGGCGACGTTGAGGATCGAGTTGTCGAGCACCACGATCAGCAGGCTCAGCATCAGCACACCGAGGATCGCCCAGCGGCGCCGATGCACCGCCGCCGGTATTCGGGAGTCAGGGACTGCGGTAGTCATGTCGTGAGCCTAGACCTATTTCGATACGGGACCGTCTCGTATCGTAAATCTTTTACCCGGCTCTTACGCAGCGCAAGTCGGCACGCACCGCATGCCGGAACGGTCACATCGACCTCCCCTAGCCCTCTCTGGACCGAGGTGCCACCATGGGAGTGGTCCGGGGACACCGTCAGGGTGCCTCGAGATGACATGAAGGAGCTGTAGCGATGACGCAGCTTTCGGCTGCCCAGACGAAGCCCTCCGACGGCAGCAAGGCGCTGTACGGGGGCAAGGGCACGCGCCGTATCACCGTCCGGGACATCGCCCTCGCCAAGGAGCGCGGCGAGAAGTGGCCCATGCTCACCGCGTACGACGCGATGACCGCGTCCGTCTTCGACGAGGCCGGCATCCCGGTCATGCTCGTCGGCGACTCCGCGGGCAACTGCCACCTCGGGTACGAGTCGACCGTGCCCGTCACCCTCGACGAGATGACCATGCTGTCCGCGGCCGTCGTACGGGGCACCAGCCGCGCCCTGATCGTCGGCGACCTGCCCTTCGGCTCCTACCAGGAGGGCCCGGTGCAGGCGCTGCGCTCGGCGACCCGGCTGGTCAAGGAGGCCGGGGTCGGCGCGGTCAAGCTGGAGGGCGGCGAGCGGTCGCACCGCCAGATCGAGCTGCTGGTCGAGTCCGGCATCCCGGTCATGGCCCACATCGGCCTCACCCCGCAGTCCGTCAACGCGATGGGCTACCGCGTACAGGGCCGGGGCGAGGAGGCCGCGCAGCAGCTGCTGCGCGACGCCAAGGCCGTCCAGGACGCGGGCGCGTTCGCGGTCGTCCTGGAGCTGGTTCCGGCGGAGCTGGCGGCGGAGGTCACGCGGGTGCTCCACATCCCGACCGTGGGCATCGGCGCGGGCGCGGAGACCGACGCGCAGGTCCTCGTGTGGACCGACATGCTCGGGCTGACCGGCGGACGGATGCCGAAGTTCGTGAAGCAGTACGCCGATCTGCGTACGGTCATGGGTGACGCGGCGAAGGCGTTCGCGGAGGACGTCGTGGGCGGGACGTTCCCGACGGAGGAGCACTCCGTTCACTGATGCCCGCCGGCCCAGGAAGGGCCCGACGGCCACAGAGCCACTGCGGTACCACAGCAGCCCGCCGATCTTCCCCCGTCGGCGGGCTGCTTCGTGCCGGTCGCGCGCCTCGGGGCCGGGCGAGCACGGAAGTCAACCTCAAGAGTCGCAGGCTCCCTCACACCTCGGTCCCTGCCAGGCTTGAGCCGCGCCCCGTACCCGCCGCCCGCGGCACGGCACGGGTCCGCGCGGTTCACGTCGACGACGACATCCACAGGGGGACCCATCCATGAAGCGATCCATCGCCACCCGCGCCAAAGCCGGTGCCTTCGCCGCCGCACTGCTCGTCTCCGGCGTCGGCCTCGGCCTCGCCACCGGCAGTCCGGCGAGCGCGGCGACCTGCTACGGCGGGGCGGTGCAGTTCACCAAGCTCATCGACCACACGGTGAGCCAGATGTTCACGACCTCGTCGGCCTGCCAGGACATCAACCTGAAGATCACCAACAGCCCCAGTGACTCCACTCGCGAAGTCAAGGTGTGCTTCTACCGCAGCGACAACACCCTCAACTACTGCCAGGCCAGCTTCAGGCTGGCCACCCTCGACCGGTGGGCGGTCATCGCGACCGACGTGAACGACAACGTGAAGTACAGGTACGCGTTCGAGAGCAGCCGCTCCGTCACGGCCTACACGGCCGACTGACACGCCGCCCGCGCCGGTCCGGCGTGCCGCCTAGGCGGCACGCCGGGCACCGGTTTCGCGTTCTCGTGCGGTGCGTCGAGCGGCACGTCGGTGGGATGTCGGTGCGATGTCGGCCGTGCAGGTGGGCTGTCGGTGGTTTGTCGGTGGGCCCTGACACCGTCATCCGCATGACACGAATCGACAAGGAAGCCAGCGGCGCGAAGGGCGCTGTCACCGTGCGGGGGCTGGTCAAGCACTACGGCGAGACCAGGGCGCTGGACGGTGTCGACCTCGATGTGCGTGAGGGCACGGTGATGGGCGTGCTCGGCCCGAACGGGGCGGGCAAGACGACCCTCGTACGGTGCCTGTCCACGCTGATCACGCCGGACGCGGGGCACGCGACCGTGGCCGGCTATGACGTCGTACGGCAGCCGCGGCAGCTCCGCCGGGTGATCGGGCTGACGGGACAGTACGCGTCCGTGGACGAGAAGCTGTCCGGCTTCGAGAACCTGTACATGATCGGCCGGCTGCTCGACCTGCCCCGGAAGGAGGCGAAGAACCGGGCCACCGGTCTGCTGGAGCGGTTCTCGCTGACCGAGGCCGCCCGGCGCCCGGCGGCGACGTACTCCGGCGGTATGCGGCGGCGGCTCGACCTGGCCGCGTCCATGATCGGAAGCCCGGCCGTGCTGTACCTGGACGAGCCGACGACCGGCCTCGACCCGCGGACGCGCAACGAGGTGTGGACCGAGGTGAAGCGCCTGGTCGGCGACGGCGTGACCGTGCTGCTGACCACGCAGTACATGGAGGAGGCCGAGCAGCTGGCCTCGGAGCTGACCGTGATCGACCGGGGGAAGGTCATCGCGGGCGGCCGTATCGAGGAGCTGAAGGCCCAGGTCGGCGGGCGTACGCTCCGCGTCCGGCCGGCCGACCCGGCGCATCTGCGGCCGCTGGCCGAGGATCTCGACGGCCTGGGCATCACCGGGCTCGCCACGACCACCGTGGACCCCGAAACCGGCACCCTGCTCGTGCCGATCCTCAGCGACGAGCAGCTGACCGCGGTCGTCGGCGTGCTCACCGCGCGCGGGGTCACCATCGCCTCGATCAGCACCGAACTGCCCAGCCTGGACGAGGTGTTCCTGTCCCTCACCGGTCACAAGGCCGGCGCGCCGCAGGGCACGACCTCGGCCCCCGCCCACGAGGAGGTCGCCGTATGAGCGCCGCAACCCTTCCCACGACCGGCGAGACCGGTCGGCCCGACGGCCGGATCGGGCTGCGGGCCCATGCCCGGCACACCGGCGCGCTCGTCCGGCGCAACCTGCTGTGGATCCGGCAGGACCCCGAGTCGATGTTCGACGCGGTCCTCATGCCGATCGTGTTCACCCTCCTCTTCGTGTACGTCTTCGGCGGCTCCATCGGGCAGGCGCTGGGCGGCGGCCAGGAGGAGTACGTGCAGTACGTGGTGCCGGGACTGATGGCGATGACGTGCATGAACATGGCCATGGGCGTCGGCACGGGGTTCAACGAGGACTTCCAGAAGGGCATCATGGACCGCTTCCGGTCCCTGCCCATCGGCCGGTCCTCGGTGCTGCTCGCGAAGATCTCCGTCGAGCTGCTGCGCATGCTGGTCGCCACGACCATCCTGCTGACCGTCGGTGTCCTCATCGGATTCGACATCACCAACTGGCCGGGGCTGCTCGGCGCGGTGGGCCTGGCCACCGTCTTCGGCTCGTCCCTGATGTGGATCTTCCTGGTGCTGGGCGTGACGTTGAAGAACGCGCAGTCCGTGCAGGCGATGGGCTTCCTGGTGCTGTTCCCGCTGCAGTTCGGCTCGTCGATCTTCGCGCCGACCCAGTCCATGCCGGGCTGGCTGCAGGCCTTCACCGACTACAACCCGCTGTCGGCCCTCGCGGACACCGCGCGCGGGCTGATGACGGGCGGACCGATCGCCCACGACCTGTTCGTCACGCTCGGCTGGTCGGTGGCGCTGACGGCGGTGATGGCACCGATCGCGATCCACAAGTTCAAGACGAAGAGCTGACCTCGGACGACGTCGCAATTCGTACGTCGTGACTCGTACGTCGTACGAGTCACGCGTAACTCGTACGCCGACGTCGTCGGAGGTCAGGTCAGGTCAGGTCAGGTCAGGTCAGGTCAGGTCAGACGAGGGCGACGGCCTCCTCCAGGGTGAGGGCGCCGCCCTCGG from the Streptomyces sp. NBC_00310 genome contains:
- the panB gene encoding 3-methyl-2-oxobutanoate hydroxymethyltransferase: MTQLSAAQTKPSDGSKALYGGKGTRRITVRDIALAKERGEKWPMLTAYDAMTASVFDEAGIPVMLVGDSAGNCHLGYESTVPVTLDEMTMLSAAVVRGTSRALIVGDLPFGSYQEGPVQALRSATRLVKEAGVGAVKLEGGERSHRQIELLVESGIPVMAHIGLTPQSVNAMGYRVQGRGEEAAQQLLRDAKAVQDAGAFAVVLELVPAELAAEVTRVLHIPTVGIGAGAETDAQVLVWTDMLGLTGGRMPKFVKQYADLRTVMGDAAKAFAEDVVGGTFPTEEHSVH
- a CDS encoding ABC transporter permease, with the protein product MSAATLPTTGETGRPDGRIGLRAHARHTGALVRRNLLWIRQDPESMFDAVLMPIVFTLLFVYVFGGSIGQALGGGQEEYVQYVVPGLMAMTCMNMAMGVGTGFNEDFQKGIMDRFRSLPIGRSSVLLAKISVELLRMLVATTILLTVGVLIGFDITNWPGLLGAVGLATVFGSSLMWIFLVLGVTLKNAQSVQAMGFLVLFPLQFGSSIFAPTQSMPGWLQAFTDYNPLSALADTARGLMTGGPIAHDLFVTLGWSVALTAVMAPIAIHKFKTKS
- a CDS encoding MFS transporter; its protein translation is MTTAVPDSRIPAAVHRRRWAILGVLMLSLLIVVLDNSILNVAIKTISTPAPTGLGATQSELEWAINAYTLVFAGLLFSAGLLGDRLGRKKVLLGGLVVFGVGSALAAMSGSPAELIVFRAVMGLGAAFVMPATLAVLMNVFERDEQPKAIGIWAGGVGLAIAIGPITGGLLLDHFWWGSVFLINVPIVVLALGLMMWLVPDSRDPHPGRIDPVGVVLSVVGLVLLVYGIIRGGQLADFTDVTVLGTIAAGLAVLAAFVVFEKRSDHPSIDMTFFKNKVFSTAIGVIGLVFFALMGVTFFSVFYTQTVRGYSPLQTGLLMLPLAVAQLVFAPRARLVVDRFGNSAVCTAGMVLIAGMLAAFAVLDADTPIWILEVIFFFMGMGMAHVMTPLSVVIMQALPREKAGSASALSNTFRQVGGALGIAVLGSVLSTAYRSGIEDKLPAGAPHAAAESIEATLGLAARLGERGEALVGPAHDAFLHAMHVTALCGAGIALIGAVAMAVFLPGRQKGGHEGKEETELAVADH
- a CDS encoding ATP-binding cassette domain-containing protein, whose protein sequence is MTRIDKEASGAKGAVTVRGLVKHYGETRALDGVDLDVREGTVMGVLGPNGAGKTTLVRCLSTLITPDAGHATVAGYDVVRQPRQLRRVIGLTGQYASVDEKLSGFENLYMIGRLLDLPRKEAKNRATGLLERFSLTEAARRPAATYSGGMRRRLDLAASMIGSPAVLYLDEPTTGLDPRTRNEVWTEVKRLVGDGVTVLLTTQYMEEAEQLASELTVIDRGKVIAGGRIEELKAQVGGRTLRVRPADPAHLRPLAEDLDGLGITGLATTTVDPETGTLLVPILSDEQLTAVVGVLTARGVTIASISTELPSLDEVFLSLTGHKAGAPQGTTSAPAHEEVAV
- a CDS encoding endonuclease/exonuclease/phosphatase family protein yields the protein MAQAYMTETGGGGMGQGREQSRLRRLLSRLFGGWRGDRRIWRRGIVLAVLAVLVALLMVLHAQVPNAVGNLGSLTETFLPWLGVAIPLLLVLALVRRSATALIALLVPTVVWLNLFGGLVTSKTGGGGDFTVVTHNVNADNADPSGTAGEVAASGADVVALEELTESAMPVYEKALAATYPYHEVVGTVGLWSKYRMSDTKPVDIKLGWERAMRSTVASPDGPVAVYVAHLPSVRVKLEAGFTARQRDKSANALGEAIADEPIEQVALLGDLNGTMNDRALNAVTAQMRSTQGAAGSGFGFSWPATFPLARIDQIMVRGMEPTASWTLPETGSDHLPVAARVTIDTSGG
- a CDS encoding TetR/AcrR family transcriptional regulator; translation: MSLAESHAGDGRVRDGSPVRGRPRSEAVERSIVEGVMKLLEEGVPLSELSIERVARTAGVGKATIYRRWSGKEALFADVLRAAEPPDPELPGTSMRDDLVVLMEAARRRGLLNRPSAILHNVIAQMKSSPKIWDAYHADVVAPRRRALAEVLRRGRDNGELRADVDIDLAGDLVFGPMLVRTVMRPDASLPEDLAETIVDTVLEGLRPPAK